A stretch of the Corylus avellana chromosome ca6, CavTom2PMs-1.0 genome encodes the following:
- the LOC132184847 gene encoding U-box domain-containing protein 28-like: MGREELHITIPSLFRCPISMEVMKSPVSLSTGVTYDRSNIQHWLESGHDTCPATMQVLPSKHLVPNLTLHRLIHLWLHHHHSSPRSPSSSSPRTSSQQVRILIDRIEDENNEADPRDRLTKILNFARASEENRRFLADFDHFVEGIIGVLSKSAEMEVLELVITVLDQIMYQNGVKERVCSSIFRSNYQNCFSKICLVLRNGSLISKIESARILESLSLDAESKRRIAEKEELLSLLLHLLSSENDPDLHDAVLSCLIAVAVTRTVKARLVRFGLVRVLAERLLNPNTKPSTAGKSMNLLAMVSTCAEGRCAISEEKCAAAVVERLMKPGTEDAVAVLWGMCCVHGDRKVMDVVVKSNGMTKILLVMQSECEGHVRRMCAELVKALRVGCKSGEAAFGLGRYETKTTHIMPC, encoded by the coding sequence ATGGGTAGGGAGGAATTGCACATAACCATACCGAGCCTTTTCAGATGCCCAATCTCGATGGAGGTGATGAAATCCCCTGTAAGCCTGTCCACGGGCGTAACCTACGACCGCTCCAACATCCAGCACTGGCTCGAATCCGGGCATGACACGTGTCCCGCTACCATGCAGGTCCTTCCCTCCAAGCACCTCGTCCCCAACCTCACTCTCCACCGCCTCATTCACCTCTGGCTTCATCATCACCACTCCTCTCCGAGATCTCCGTCGTCTTCTTCGCCGCGAACCTCGTCTCAGCAAGTGCGGATTCTCATCGATAGGATCGAGGACGAGAACAACGAGGCCGATCCCCGTGATCGTCTGacgaaaattttgaatttcgcGAGGGCTAGCGAGGAGAACCGGAGGTTTTTGGCTGATTTCGATCACTTTGTGGAGGGAATCATTGGTGTTCTTTCCAAAAGTGCGGAGATGGAGGTTCTGGAACTGGTTATTACGGTTTTGGATCAGATTATGTACCAAAATGGAGTTAAAGAACGAGTTTGCAGCTCGATTTTCAGGAGCAATTACCAAAATTGCTTCTCTAAGATCTGTTTGGTATTGCGAAATGGAAGTTTAATCTCGAAGATCGAGTCGGCCAGGATTTTGGAATCGCTTTCCCTCGACGCCGAATCCAAGCGCAGAATCGCAGAGAAAGAAGAACTACTGTCCCTGCTGCTCCATCTCTTAAGTTCCGAGAACGATCCCGACCTACACGACGCAGTATTGTCGTGTTTAATTGCCGTCGCAGTGACTCGCACAGTCAAAGCCCGACTCGTCCGGTTCGGACTCGTTCGAGTTCTCGCAGAAAGGCTATTAAACCCTAACACCAAGCCTTCCACCGCAGGAAAGTCTATGAATCTGTTAGCGATGGTTTCGACGTGCGCGGAGGGGCGTTGCGCTATAAGCGAGGAGAAGTGCGCAGCGGCTGTGGTAGAGAGGCTGATGAAGCCTGGGACGGAGGACGCGGTGGCGGTGCTGTGGGGCATGTGTTGCGTGCATGGGGATAGGAAGGTGATGGACGTGGTGGTGAAGAGCAACGGAATGACGAAGATTTTGCTGGTGATGCAGAGTGAGTGTGAGGGGCACGTGAGGAGGATGTGCGCGGAGTTGGTCAAGGCTTTGAGGGTTGGGTGCAAATCTGGTGAGGCTGCGTTCGGGTTGGGGAGGTATGAGACCAAGACTACTCATATCATGCCCTGTTAG
- the LOC132183970 gene encoding G-type lectin S-receptor-like serine/threonine-protein kinase LECRK1, which translates to MEQFLREDIRKLVLEEIDAESLEKMVSVGLWCIEEEPVARPSMKKVIQTLEGTELGNQEKSIANATQPAAVASLLDSGNFVLYDSNLTIIWQSFDYPTDTLLPGQQLRASLANYNELVSSSSETNHSKGNFLILVQSDGNIVMYPVGYPATSDYAYWATGTFVGGSATLALDGNGRLYVLNGTGVQNNITNESDGKTYRATIDADGIFRLYSHDLNGSGNWSIVWRKGIWVAIKISVQKVELPKNEHTEYITQELQNVVWQESTYATLFSVTKEECNRACLEDCNCEAAWHQDQNCRKQKLPLTLGRIKQEDAHSTATFFKVGIDSGRNVTKKVWQMNILIVGVACLAFALIVLAFSAGLIFRYRLWAYKEISSESNEGLIEDVSLRSFTYNELQVATNGFIEQLGRGSFGTVFKGTLSNGQKTIAVKRLEKVVAEGEVEFRNEMRSIARTHQKNLVRLLNYCHYRSDRLLVYKYMSNGTLADYLFKSRVKPNWDERIKIALNIARGIRYLHEECETQIIHCVEVILHRLWKGLVATLCVRESLSS; encoded by the exons ATGGAGCAATTTCTTCGTGAAGACATACGTAAGCTGGTTCTTGAAGAAATTGACGCAGAAAGCTTGGAGAAGATGGTAAGTGTCGGGCTTTGGTGCATTGAAGAAGAACCAGTAGCCCGTCCTTCAATGAAGAAGGTGATTCAGACGTTGGAAGGCACC GAGTTGGGAAACCAAGAAAAATCCATTGCCAACGCCACACAGCCTGCTGCGGTGGCTTCCCTGCTCGACTCTGGCAACTTTGTCCTCTATGATTCGAATTTAACAATTATATGGCAAAGTTTTGATTACCCAACGGACACCCTTTTGCCTGGCCAACAACTACGAGCTTCATTGGCTAATTACAATGAGCTGGTTTCTAGCAGCTCTGAAACCAATCACTCGAAAGGAAACTTCCTGATCTTGGTTCAATCTGATGGGAACATTGTGATGTATCCAGTGGGTTATCCTGCTACTTCGGACTATGCTTATTGGGCAACAGGTACATTTGTTGGAGGGAGTGCGACACTGGCGCTAGATGGAAACGGCCGCTTGTACGTGCTCAATGGTACTGGTGTCCAAAACAACATTACCAATGAGTCTGATGGGAAGACGTACCGTGCAACAATTGACGCAGATGGGATATTCCGGCTGTATTCTCATGACTTGAATGGGAGTGGTAATTGGTCGATCGTATG GCGCAAAGGAATTTGGGTTGCAATAAAAATTTCAGTACAGAAAGTTGAGCTTCCAAAAAATGAACATACAGAGTACATTACTCAAGAATTGCAAAATGTTGTATGGCAAGAAAGCACATATGCCACTTTGTTCTCTGTGACGAAAGAAGAATGCAACCGGGCCTGTTTAGAGGACTGCAACTGTGAAGCTGCTTGGCACCAAGATCAAAATTGCAGAAAACAAAAGCTTCCTTTGACACTTGGGAGAATAAAGCAAGAAGATGCCCACTCAACCGCAACATTTTTCAAAGTAGGCATCGACTCAGGTAGGAATGTGACCAAGAAAGTATGGCAAATGAATATCTTAATTGTTGGTGTTGCATGTCTAGCTTTCGCACTCATTGTGCTAGCTTTTTCAGCTGGTCTTATTTTCAGATATCGTCTTTGGGCATACAAAGAGATTTCTAGTGAATCTAATGAAGGATTGATCGAGGATGTCTCTCTGCGATCGTTTACTTATAATGAACTCCAAGTTGCAACAAATGGCTTCATCGAGCAATTGGGTAGGGGCTCTTTTGGGACTGTTTTTAAGGGCACATTGTCAAATGGGCAGAAGACCATCGCCGTCAAGAGACTGGAGAAAGTGGTGGCTGAAGGAGAAGTAGAATTCCGAAATGAGATGAGGTCCATTGCACgaacccaccaaaaaaatctTGTCCGGTTGCTCAATTATTGCCACTATCGTTCCGATCGGCTTTTGGTGTACAAGTACATGAGCAATGGAACACTCGCGGACTACCTCTTCAAATCCCGAGTAAAGCCAAATTGGGACGAAAGAATTAAAATCGCTTTGAATATAGCTAGAGGAATCCGATACTTACACGAGGAATGTGAAACCCAAATTATCCATTGTGTTGAGGTTATCctacatcggttgtggaaggggctggtggCCACTTTAtgtgtgagggaaagcctctcctcttga
- the LOC132183971 gene encoding G-type lectin S-receptor-like serine/threonine-protein kinase LECRK4 codes for MPNYSKTLTGIRGTRGYVAPEWHKNLPISVKADVHSFGVVLLGIVCCQRSTDIDAPDDEVVLVDWVYNCFKSNEVHKLVPEEVDAESLERMVRIGLWCIEEEPASSPSINEKGDSDVGRLSRNTHSTMHSFFTSELSMLWFVVGAPSLPFSAPLQRVFTSTSEVGTTMSIIASTILFLYAVSVATAQQKNFNLTQGSSLSPGGNSFLRSQSSLFAFGFFPFGDGYSISIWFEGIPQKTVVWTGNRNDPPLSRNANIVFTSDGRLVMQELGNPEKSLANATQPAVVASLLDSGNFVLYDSNSTIIWQSFDYPTDTLLPGQLLRAGSELVSSNSETNHSNGIFRIKTQNDGNIVMFPVGFPDTKHYAYWAAGTFSIGDNAALTLDGNGHLYMLNSTGVNVSNITDERIPFDGKSYRATIDNDGIFRLYSHDLGESGNWSIEWYVPGDNFTAETCSSKNEHTKYVIQELENTILDDSAYAFLSPVTKEECKQACLEDCNCEAASIMNQQCIKQKLPLTFWRSLQAGGYSTATFVKFGIGIDGMVPKHLENKKILGMDILIIGVACLAFASILLAVFAILIFRYRIWTYKRLSREAANEGILMEDVSLRAFTYSELEVATNGFVEQLGRGSFGTVFKGTLSNGQRTIAVKRLEKVVAEGEGEEEFRKEMRSIGRTHHKNLVQLLGYCHDGSNRLLVYEYMSNETLADYLFKSQVKPNREERIKIALNIARGILYLHEECETQIIHCDINPNNILMDEHGRAKIADFGLAKLLMPDHSKTLTGIRGTRGYIAPEWHKNLPISVKADVYSFGVVFLGIVCCRRSTDIDAPEDEVVLVDWVYNCFKSSEVHKLVPEEVDAESLERMVRIRLWCIEEEPAARPSMKKVIQMLDGSVEIPIPPCARSSLQN; via the exons ATGCCAAACTATTCTAAGACGCTCACCGGAATAAGAGGAACAAGAGGGTATGTTGCACCAGAATGGCACAAGAATTTGCCCATCTCTGTAAAAGCAGATGTGCATAGCTTTGGTGTTGTACTCTTGGGAATCGTATGTTGCCAGAGGAGCACTGATATTGATGCCCCTGATGATGAAGTTGTTCTTGTAGACTGGGTGTACAACTGCTTCAAGTCCAATGAAGTACATAAGCTGGTTCCTGAAGAAGTTGATGCAGAAAGCTTGGAAAGGATGGTGAGGATCGGGCTTTGGTGCATTGAAGAGGAGCCAGCCAGCAGCCCGTCCATCAATGAAAAAGGTGATTCAGATGTTGGACGGCTTAGTAGAAATACCCATTCCACCATGCACTCGTTCTTCACTTCAGAATTA AGCATGCTTTGGTTCGTTGTGGGAGCAccatctcttccattttctgcTCCTCTTCAAAGG GTTTTTACTTCCACCTCGGAAGTTGGAACAACTATGTCGATCATTGCTTCtacaattctttttctttatgcGGTTTCAGTGGCAACTGCTCAACAAAAAAACTTCAACTTGACCCAAGGCTCTTCTCTATCTCCCGGTGGCAACTCATTCTTGCGCTCGCAATCCAGCCTTTTCGCCTTTGGGTTCTTTCCTTTTGGCGATGGTTATTCAATAAGCATATGGTTTGAAGGAATTCCACAGAAAACTGTCGTCTGGACAGGCAACCGGAATGACCCTCCACTCTCCCGCAATGCCAACATTGTTTTTACTAGTGATGGTAGGCTCGTCATGCAGGAGTTGGGAAACCCAGAAAAATCCCTTGCCAACGCTACACAGCCTGCTGTGGTGGCTTCTCTGCTCGACTCTGGCAACTTTGTCCTCTATGATTCGAATTCAACAATTATATGGCAAAGTTTTGATTACCCAACGGACACCCTTTTGCCTGGCCAACTCCTACGAGCTGGGAGTGAGCTCGTTTCTAGCAATTCTGAGACCAATCACTCGAATGGAATCTTCCGGATCAAGACGCAGAATGATGGGAACATTGTGATGTTTCCAGTCGGTTTTCCTGACACTAAACATTATGCTTATTGGGCAGCAGGTACATTTTCTATTGGGGATAATGCAGCGCTGACGCTGGATGGAAATGGGCACCTATACATGCTCAATAGTACTGGTGTCAACGTAAGCAACATTACCGACGAAAGGATTCCATTTGATGGGAAGAGCTACCGTGCCACAATTGATAACGATGGGATATTCCGCTTATATTCCCACGACTTGGGTGAGAGTGGGAATTGGTCGATCGAATGGTATGTGCCAGGAGAT AACTTCACTGCAGAAACTTGTTCATCCAAGAATGAACATACCAAGTACGTTATTCAAGAATTGGAAAATACTATTTTGGACGATAGCGCATACGCTTTTTTGTCCCCTGTCACGAAAGAAGAATGCAAACAGGCCTGTTTAGAGGACTGCAACTGCGAAGCTGCTTCCATTATGAACCAACAATGCATAAAACAAAAGCTTCCATTGACATTTTGGAGAAGCCTGCAAGCGGGTGGCTATTCAACTGCAACATTTGTCAAATTTGGCATCGGCATCGACGGTATGGTTCCTAAACATttagaaaacaagaaaatattgGGAATGGATATCTTAATCATTGGTGTTGCATGTCTAGCTTTCGCATCGATCCTCCTTGCAGTTTTCGCTATTCTTATATTCAGATATAGAATTTGGACATACAAAAGGCTCTCTCGAGAAGCAGCAAATGAAGGAATATTGATGGAGGATGTCTCTTTGCGAGCATTTACATATAGTGAACTCGAAGTTGCAACAAATGGCTTCGTGGAACAATTGGGTAGAGGCTCTTTTGGGACTGTCTTTAAGGGAACCTTATCAAACGGGCAGAGGACCATTGCCGTCAAGAGACTGGAGAAAGTGGTGGccgaaggagaaggagaagaagaattcCGAAAAGAGATGAGGTCTATTGGACGAACCCACCATAAAAACCTTGTCCAGTTGCTCGGTTATTGCCACGACGGTTCCAATCGGCTTTTGGTGTACGAGTACATGAGCAACGAAACACTCGCCGACTATCTCTTCAAATCCCAAGTAAAGCCGAATCGGGAGGAAAGAATCAAAATCGCTTTGAATATAGCTAGAGGGATCCTATATTTACACGAGGAATGTGAGACCCAAATCATCCATTGTGACATAAATCCCAACAATATACTGATGGACGAACATGGGCGTGCCAAAATTGCGGACTTTGGATTGGCAAAACTATTGATGCCAGACCATTCTAAGACGCTCACTGGAATAAGAGGAACAAGAGGGTATATTGCACCAGAATGGCACAAGAATTTGCCCATCTCTGTAAAAGCAGATGTGTATAGCTTTGGTGTTGTATTCTTGGGAATCGTATGTTGCCGGAGGAGCACTGATATTGATGCCCCCGAGGATGAAGTTGTCCTTGTAGACTGGGTGTACAACTGTTTCAAGTCCAGTGAAGTACATAAGCTGGTTCCTGAAGAAGTTGATGCAGAAAGCTTGGAAAGGATGGTGAGGATCAGGCTTTGGTGCATTGAAGAGGAGCCAGCAGCCCGTCCATCAATGAAAAAGGTGATTCAGATGTTGGATGGCTCAGTAGAAATACCCATTCCACCATGCGCTCGTTCTTCACTTCAGAATTAG